DNA from Coffea arabica cultivar ET-39 chromosome 10c, Coffea Arabica ET-39 HiFi, whole genome shotgun sequence:
gggaggaaaaaaaatgagagagagagaagaggagaagaagaagaaaagaactaGTCCTCAAGTAAGCTAGTACTACGTATAAATTAGAAAAAGATAAACCGGAGgaacaaaaaatttcatttagTCAAACAAGAAGATGATAAGTAGGTAAAACCAGAAGCTCTACCAATAATACTAGAAGTTGCAGCAAAAAGAACGTGATTGTCTTACATATTGTGTCTGCTGGCACTCTCATGCTCATTTCCATCCAAAAGCTCAGATACACAGAACTGATGTAAATTTTCATACATTTTCTTCCATTGCTGGACCATTTGCATGGATCTTTTGCGCTCAAGCTTTAGCCTTTCCATCTCCATTTCAGTAGCAGCAGAAGAACCTTGTTGCTAAAATGACAAGGGCCATACAcacacttcagattggcttaaAAACCAGAATACAAATCAAACTGAATCAATGAAGATTTACATTGCATGAGATGATAAAAGATAGACATGGTAGGATCAATATCATCTGTTTTTAACCTCAATAATTCAGGTTTAGTCATCTTCCCATCGTATATAAGTCCTAACAGGACATGCAATTTATCCAAAATACAGCCATATCATGGTAAAAGGACGTTAAAGGACCTGAAAATTTTATGTGCAATTCATAAATATCTTTCCACAGTAACTTACTGTTAGAGTCACTACAGCTCTCCCTATTTCCAATTGAACCATGATACACACTGTTTGCTTAGCTTATCTCTAAGGTTCTCCTCTTTATTCTTTACTGCTTAATGGTCCAAAACAACTGCACAATGCAGTACAAAATGGTAGCTTCTCTAGCTGAGAGTTGTGCAAGTCATTTGCTCCATGATACTCTTTTGAGTCACCAATCAAATTAGCGCCATTACAGAATTCTAAAAACTAGACCAAATTTTGCTTCCTATACTGTCATAAAGAATAATACCCATCTGTCAAATTGCAATTCAAAATTGAACACATGCCAAATCAAGTAGATTTCTAGTGATGAACAAGAAGCGAGCCCTCATACTAGAGTTGATACAATTACAGAAAAGACTCTGGAAATCAACTCCAATGCCCAGATTTTACATAACACTCTTGTGCTGAGGAACAATCTCCATGAAATATTGCAATTCGGAAGTTAGTTCTGTAACTTGGAGAATAAGAAAAAATATCCACGAGCAAATTTCATCAACCTTACAAGAAGCAAGTGGTTTCAATTTTTCCATAATTAAAAGCTCTAAAACCAGCACTAATTTCATGGAATTCATGTTGAGGACCACCTTCACTGATTTAGGGTGGAAACATAGATTATAACACATTCACAAACTCCAAACTTTCCACTGATGACCATCCAGAACTAAAAAATCACAAAGCACAGAAAGTTCTATGCAAGTAAAGGACGTACCAAAAGCTCTTGGATTTAGGGGAAAAAACACCAATTAAAATAACTATAATGAAAATATGAACCTGAAGTTCTTTTATTTGATTCTGCATGGTTTGAAAACTAATATATGGAACATCTGCAATGTTATTGTATGTCTGGCAATTGATGCAAGCCTTGGTGTCGATATTGTCATCATGTGAATTAGAATACTTCTCTAGCGGTGATGGTAGTACCACATGTCTTCTTGATGAGAAAGCCTGGAAATTCATTGATGTCCGTGGATTGCAGTGTGATGGCTGTCTAATGACAAGGACATTATTAACAGGGCCTGCAGGGTAGCAAAACCGAGAGATATACTGTCaagaaatcacaaaaaaaaaggaaaaagtaataaaaaagtaATCTCTGTCACTTTAAGTGAAATATGAAAGCTTAGATGAATTCACCAGTCAAGTACATAAAAATTTCAGCTGAAGACACTAAAAGTCATGAAGCTCTTTATTTAAGTTGGTAGTTTCAAACAACCTTTCTTGACACATATAGAAAGCACACACCACAGAGCATCCTCTACCTAATTCCACCATGTAGTTCTCCACTAAAAACACAAATTACTTCAGATATCCACTTCACTTGTACCTTTACACACACATCAGAGTCTCTATACAGCAATATGTAAGACATTATAGTTAAATCATTGTCTATTGAACTCTTTCAGAGTACAAATAGACACTCCAAATCGAGGTGCTATTATGTTGAAAAAGTTACTCTGGAACTAGACCTTCAGAAGCCATATTCTGAATACAACAATCCAGAACTACATGTTTCTTCGAATTAGACCAATTATAACACAATAATTTCCAAAGCTTGCATAAAACATATTCATAGCCTATAGCTAAATTAGACTGGACCAAGATGGGAAACATGGGGAAAAACTGATTAAAGTTAGGTGGCAAAGCCCATGTGCACTTGATACCTTTTGCATGTCGAAAGACACGAAAAATGTTCCGGGTTCTAGTGTCCCAAACTCGAACCATCCCATCCTCCGATCCAGATACCAATAGGTATCCATCCATACTCAATCCTAAGCAAGTTATAGCTTTACTGTACCAAATACCAGAGCAAAATATCTCAgagcaataaaagaaaaagagcgAAAGCAACAtaagctgaatttttgaaatacCAAAAAAGTCAGACATGCAGGAAAAACCAAAACTTTATAGAGGCTAAATCCTTTTCATGTTTGAAGTTACATGTCAccacaaatttgaaaattatcaatTACAAGACCGAATAAATGAATGGTCAAGATAACAAGTCTTTTTCGACCAGAATCCAAAGGAAACAATCAAGTTGTTGCTCAAGTTATCAGATAGCAAAGAAAGAACATAATTCTAGCCACAAAGGGGGAAAAAATCTCTCAGTTCCTTAATCTGAAGACATTGCAACACTGAAAAAGCATATCAAAGTGTTAACTTCATCCAGAATGCTCCAAGAGAATAGAAAAGCAATAAATATTTCCACATCTATGTGATTTTATTAAAAGGTTGAGTAGTATATGTTAGTTTTTCAGATATTCACAATGTTACATAACAAATCAAACATGGAAAGAAACAGAGAAGGGCGCAACAATGTCCAACGAACTAGTGAAGCTGTTGTACATCATACTTGTCCAGTCTCAATGGCTGCCAGAATCCAAGTTCCACGAATGACAATGACCAATAATAAAGTGTCTGATAAATGCTAAAACCATAAAGAAGCTGGTTGCATACTTGTGTTCACTTAATGACCCAATGATATGGAACCCATAATTGCTGCTACTGTTGACTTGAGCATTAAGTGCAGCAATGTATATTTTACCATCTCTTCCACCAGCATAGAAGACATGCTCACCAGGATCCAATACAACTGCATCAATTATTGATGGGAAAACAATATTCCGCAACAGTTTCCCCCCAGATAAGCTCCATACCTGGGATGATTCAcatcaaaataacaaaatatacAAAGCCACCAATATCAATGCACACATTCATATTGAAAAGAAAGCTTGcacaagatgaactcaaaagcACATAGCATATTCGAGAAAGTTGATGTCATAAAGGGGAACAGATATTCTTCTCATGTTCGACACAGTAGGTGAACCTTAGGAAAGAGACAAAGAGCACTTAATATAATCATAGGCACAAATTCATAGTTAGAATAACTATACTGTTCATAGGTAAGATAGAAAAATCTAATTCACATAAAGGACCTATTATTTCTATTCAGTTTAAAGAAAACCAAAATGGGAGGACCAGGATGTTTTGCATATGGTACTTTAGATAGcagaaaaaagaataaacacTAATATCATGAATACTGCAAGTGTCAAGCTCATATATGAAGGCAAGGCTGAACAGACATTTTCCTACTGGTAAAGGCTTAATTCAGATAACTAGCTTCCACTTACAAAGCAGCAAATGGGAACTATTTGAATGAATTACTACATTAAAAGAACTAAATAGGACAGGTAGCAAACCTTGCAAGTCCTATCCTCTGAAGAAGACACGATAATAGCATTGCATCCTCCATAACCAGCCGCAACATCAGTGACTTTTAACGTATGCTCAGAGAAACTATACTCGTACAGATATTTTGCTTCCTCCCTCCGTTGATCATCAAATATCCTAAACACATGTTTTGCCATCCTTCATTCAACCATTAAACAATCAAGGGAAAGAATAAGCAAATCACAAGCAGAGATTTCGTAATCACATGAGGAGCGACCACACACGAACAGAGCCATCCTCTGCCCCAGAAATCAAAAGGGACTGATCATCAGAGAACACTAAGCATGTAACTGCCCTATAATGAGCGTGCCACTTCTTTAGCAATCTACCAGTTGCAACCTACATAATCAACAGGAAAGGattcaaatttattttctgACTATGTAAGACATTAATATCtaataaatagaaaattatttcaaataattcacCTCCCATAAATATATTTCTCCAGAAACGCCGCCTCCAACCATGTAAGTGCCTTCACAGTTAGAAGCAAGAGCATTGATAGGTTCGGTAGGAAAGCTTTTGACTTCCGGCTGAGGCTACAATTACAAACCAAAAGAATAAATCAACAcgctaaacaaaaaaaaaaaaaaaaacaatgatcaagatttaagcaaaaaaataatGTTTGGAGAATTTATTAAGAGGCAATTTATCAAACATGTTAGTTTCATTTGCCAGGTGTCCATCCCAAACAAAAAGCTGTGGAGATATGCTGGGTGTACTATTCAGGGCAACCTTATTCCAGGACCAGTAGAGGATGGAGCCGGAAGAGGACTTGGAATCACGGAGCTGAGAAGAGGCAAGAAAGCGGCCGGCGACGGAGGTGAGACCGTGGGCAGGAGAAGAGCAAGAGCGAAAGCGGAGGTGCTCGGTGCCTGAACGAAGGTCCCAGCAGCTGATGCCTGCGTCGGTCGGCGATGAAGCAAGCACCAGCTCGGCTTCCATTTGATTAGATTGGATTGAGAGACCAGATTTTTTTCGCGATAAAAGGAGCTCCGTCTGCTGTTTCCGATGAAGAGTGAAGAGAGAAGAGTGGCGCCGGCGCGCAATtttaaaatccaataaagaaattttggaataaCGGTTGTAGGTAAAGCCCTTGGGCCTGGCTGGGCTGGCCTAGTGTTTTAATCATAAGGGCTTTAATAGTGGGCTGGAACATTTTTCTCtgtggctcttttttttttttcttttcaaaattttagggGTCTTTATTGTTTTTGAATTTCCCACCAGAAGAGTtcaattttcatattttgattgTATATGACTCTGTCTTTGTTTTTGGCTGTAGAATCTACCGAAATCACTTGTTTATATTTTGAAGACAGAAAAGATAACCTAACTTTGATATTCTGGTATATGCATGtacatattttattttttgagcttAATTGACCAAAACCTcaatgtttcttttttaaagACAATGTTGTATCGGTTCTGAAAATTACATGTAAAAGAAACCTAACTTTCTGATTTGTCACCAAAATCTTTTTTGTGCCAAATACAATAACAACACGTTAGTAAATTGATTTTATGTATAAAAAATTTTGTGAGTTGATGCTTTCTTTCCCTCACCATAAACTTTCATAATAGTgactttatttgaatttttctctAAGCAATTAGCTTGGTAAGCCCATGTGTTACCTCGCTGTGTATTCTTGGGATAAGGTTCTATATAACCGTAGGAGATTAGTTTGGTCGAAAGATAGGATTACCcctaagtgaaaaaaaaaaaaaatagcttgGCAAGCAAATCTATTCCCAATTAGTCATACTAAATTCGTGCTAGTGACTATCCAACCACAAATTAAgccattttaaagttttttttttcacttttgttgtAGCTACATTGTGTGTAATCAGGCTAATAACGCACTTACTCCTGGCAATAAAATTAAGCGGATCAGGCATAGGATGGGGTGTGATTCATTCCTTGATCATGTACTCATCCAACCAAGTTCCaggtatatatttttatttttcatcctTGATCCAGTGGTTAAAATTGAGGTTCGAAGAATTAGAAATCTTGCGTTCGATCAAATTCTCCTACAGCTAGCCAACTGCTTCTTGAGTCCCACCCCATccgggaaaaaaaaagttttaaagaaaaaagaaaaaccatccATCCACAAGCTGCTGTAACAAGATTTCAAGTACAGATCCATTATATCCAGAATTATTAATGTCACAAGTCTTGAACCATCATCATTTCGAGAACTTAGAGATAGGATTTTGGATGCCTAACTTGACATGGCCATCATCATATTCAGTTCGAATATGCCTCCTCCTCTGACTCAAAAACAGTGGTTTCAATTCAGCCGTTTCCATAGAAAAACAATCAAATTATTGGTGCTATCCCTGCTATGCTAGTACTATGTGTCTGTAATCGACTGTTAGTGATGAACCACATTTTCCTCCGTAATGCTGATGTCTAGCAATGTTGTGGTCCAATGTCTGGCTTGATatgatatataaaaaaaaatgaaaaaaaaaaactgttaaggtgagaaattggacgaaattgagaaaaaggaaattaaaaCTTGGTACACAAGTAGCACAATTTATGCAGGAGAAGAAAATAACGATGAAGGCGTAATAATTGAATCAAGATCTCTTGACCAGATGATTGAGACAGTTTAAAAAACTTTCTTGCATATGAATGAATTTTGCTGTCTAATTCTAGAAGAGCGGAATCCAGATCGACGGCAGTGTTGACAAATGGTCCAATTAATGCATGTATATTTTTCTTACAATTATCATCTAATAATTGTTTGCACGTATGATGATTGTTGGTGGGATTAATTAAGTAAACAGCCAGAGTCTTTAATTAACTACTGATATCATTACCACATATATCTAGGAAGGATAATAGTAGTAGGATATTGGAAGGAAGGCCAATGCAAAATGATTGCACGAATtttcgaaaattggaaaacagaTTGAAGCTCTCTCTATAATCTATGGTCTTCACCTTCTATTAAAAGGCAGCAGATCGAGATGCTTCTAAAACTTTATAACATACACCTACTTACTCTTCTTCTCTATAGTATAATACTCAAATGTTTAAATTGTCAATAAAGTGAAATGGAATTTAACAAAGAAATGTCAATAAAGTGCACTAAAAAGACTCAACCATGGAAAACCCCAAATCTTTCTTTAATACTACACATTTTTTTCCCCCATCTTTTTCTTTCCCAACTTTCGAaactttgtgtgtgtgtgtgtgattgTTGAACTTCAATTCAACAAGGCTGTTAAGCAACACAAAAACACTCCCTTAAAGTTAAACCATCTTTACCTGACGAGCCGTATACAACTTTATGTATATCCAATTAGAGTCTTAAAacgagagagaaagagagagagagagagagactaatTCTTCCATCCACATTTCCACTTcttgattattttcttttcttttcttctcggGGACGAGACCTACCCTTCTACACTGCACGTGCAGCCACCTGTCACGTGCCACATCCATGAAAAAGGACAAAAGGAAGGTCCATCTTCACTGTCTAGTATGTCTACCAATATTGTGTCAAaactagggttagggttttttATGGTATAAAGACCAAATCATTACACGACCAAGATTttcttgcttcttcttttgtctaGATCATTCAGATACTTCTTTTTTCCCATCTTGGTATTTCAGAGCTTCCTATGTTGTACGTACAAATTTAAAACAGTAAAAAGCATTATAACAGCAAGACTATGCATTAACCGAGCGATGGTcaaataaagggaaaaaaaaagtttcaaaaaattcatagtCCCACACTTTTTACCTTTCAAACTTTTTCCGTATAATGTCAATGAGTTTAACAAGCAAAGCTATGCTAATACCATAGCTAAAAGTTAGATGGGTTTTTAGCAAAGTTGGTTTCTGCTTTCTTTACATATCTGTCTTACACAGTGGTCAATAACAagaagtctctctctctctctccctctgtctttctttcttttccctcatAAGTCACTGTTTGGATTGTTTCTAGACACAGAGAATTGGAAGGGAATGGAAAGCAAATAGTGGAGGTATCCAAGGGAGAGTATTTTCAGTTCTTGAACACAATGATCAGATACTTAAAGTAGGAAAAGGCAAAGGTTTTCTGGTCCTCGGAGGAAGAAGTATAGAAGCCTTGACAGAAACATTTCAAACACACACATTCGATCTAGTCAGTTTCACCTACATTTCGCTTTCATCGGATAACCCACCCAAGCAGCCCAGGCAGGCAGAAGGCACCATGAAACATCCCCATTTTTAATCTCTCTTCGATTAGCAGTGCTTCttctatttcaaaaaaaaaaaaaaattttaaagaaaaacaaagatttTGTTCTCATCTTGGTGTTCGTTTGTAGCATGACTTTTTCTTGGGCTGACTGCACAATGTTACAGTTAGTTTTCAGATAAACGAGAAGACATATAGAGATCTTAACCTTAATCACAAGACATGATGACTTTCTTTTCCTTAAATCATACAACTAAAGCTAGTACCGGTACATGACTTTCTCCTTAGTCATAATAGTTGATAATTACACTAGTATTCATTACAAAGTTAATTGAACTTTGTGAAACATGTTCCTCCATTTTCTTGTGTCAGCTGcttttctttcacttttttcatgatttcaaTTTTCCATGATTCTCAAATTAAAGTCACGCATTTTCCaaattcttgctttcttttcttttcttttttttttttttttcttttcgggtATGGCCATATTTGTACGTATAATCCCATTAAAACATTGGTCAGAGCTCAGAAGAGGCAGCTCCAGATAGAAATTGCCAACGAACAGCCTGAAACACTTCTGAACTCTCTTAACTCCCAGAAGTAGAACTGAAAAAGAAAAGCTTCAGCaggtcccccccccccccctctctctttCCCCACCACCATCCCAAGCATTCTCTCAAGCATGTGTGCAGTAATTAATGTAACTGAAAAGTTCAGATTTCAGAACCAGGAAAAGAAacgagaagaagaagaagcagaagcagaagacaataataataaaagggtaaTAAATGCATCACTGAAAGTAAAGCCAAGTAACATTGCACCAGCTAGAAGAAGAGATGAAAACTGAAACGTCCTCCTTGACGGAGGAGTTACTAGTAAAAGTTGATTTAATCTTTCACTCTAACAAGAACCCACCTGCATTCTTGCCTTGGAAAATACTTCTTCATATATTTACAAACATCCGTAACACACGCACTCGAATAAACCAAGACCACAATCAAAAAGGGATTAAAAAAAGGACTACTTAAATATGAACTccaaatataaaaatattttttttttaaaaaaaggaaaaagaaagaagggaaacaaaataacaaaaactaaCATGGAGAAGGAGGCATGAGATTCAAGCCCAAGTCATCCTTTTCCATGACCAATCGAGCCTTGTTAGTCTCCACCATAGAATTGGAACATTCCGGATGCAATCTTTTCTTCGAGTGAAGTGGCACCCCAAATAGCTTTGTTCTACAAATATTACTGCTTTCCATGGGCTCTTCAACAATTGTTACACTACTCCCATGAGAAGTCTTGCTAGGTGGTGATGAATTGTTAAATGAGATGTTAGCTTGATGATGGGGAGGACCATTTTGCTTAGGGTAGTGATGGTGGTGGAAGCCTATCAATTGGTTCAAAGGCTTTTGCATCAATGACGAAGAAGAATTGGTAGTATTATGAATAATAGGTGTAGCTGAAGAAGGTAGCAAAGATGATGGAAAAGTGTTACTAGGAGCAACTGGCTTAACATGGTTTTGAACGAAGTAAATAATATCATTGTATAGTTTTCTCATGTGGGCTAGTTCAGACATCAGCATATTGTTGCTTCTTCTAAGCCTTTCATTATCTTCTGATAGAGCTGTGACAGAGCTGCTGCTGATGCTGTTGCTGTAGTTGTTACCACCTGCGGGATTAGCATTTCTGTTTATGACCGAGATTCCAACTGGCGATGAAGAGATGGGTGGTGAGTCGCACCAGTGGCTGGGCTGGTCATCAGAATCCGGTGGAGAAATGCTGACTCGATTTGGGTACGGGAAGAAAGTTGGGCTGCTGATAGGGTTGTTAAGAGGGTGgtgatggtggtggtggttgATGGCTACTTGCGGCTGAGCCGTCTTCCTCCGATGGATCTCGCAAAGCAAGtgtttttctcctttcttgAAGAATTCGTTTGCAAACTCCCATCTGTCCGGAACTATTTTcctaaaaccctagtttcatccgaaaaagaaaacaagacagATAAATAATAATCAGCTTTCTCTGATTTCAACCAGTAATACCTCACTATTAGATAGTACATGTGATAATTAACATATGACTTACATAGGTGTTGAGCTGGCGGACGAAGCTAGAGAAATTGTTGTGCTTGAAGTAGTTAGGAAGGAGGTCACGAGCGAACTCAGGTGGACGCCAAACAACAAAAGTGGTGTCATCTTCACCCCAGGAGACTATATGGTCTGTGCTAGGGTCATCTACAAGTTGGTAAGTTTTGGTTAAAAACGGGGCTGGAACTGATTTGTGGGAGTCCAAAGAAAGTAATATGCCTTCGCAGTTATCAAGCATCAGAGCCATTACGATACTTGGAGACCGAAGAGAAACAATGAAGAGGGAGCAGCTGGAGAATGAATGGCGGGCTGGGggaagaaatcaagaaaaatggaaagaaagaagaCTAGAGAGGAAACAGGAAGAGGAGGGGAGAAGAAGGTAAGGCCGCAAGGGTTATTTTTGAAGTGGAGGTTGTGAATTTTATATTTACTGAGGGGTAGCATACCTCGGTTATGTTGTAGTGAGAGGGGAATATGTGTCTGTCTGTCTAGGACTGTGAAATAAGGGCCTTTCAAGACAAACCCGtgacaacacacacacacactctccaCTACACGCACTACACACACTACACACACTACGTACACTACTATCCATCCATGATTCCATGATTCCATGATCCCATCCTACTCTCTCTGCAGTCTGTAGTGGTAGTACTAGTAGCTTGGTGTATATTTTGGCTTGACCTCAGCTGGATGATGTACTGAATTTGATCCCCCGCGCACATAcactagaaattaaatcacgCACAAGAGCTGGTGGTGTGGAGTGGCATAATGGATTTGACGGTGGCACCCTTTTCTTCCGTAAATTTGGTTGCTTGATGTTCGATTGTTATTGGCCAGCCGTTGCTGATACTGCTAAAATCTGAGTAATAGTGGTACTATGCTAATGGTGCCGTTACAAAACTGGCTAAAGGCTATTTGCTTTTGGCCAGTGTGTACTAGtaggtttttcttcttcttcttcttttctgttttaatGTACGAGAAAACTACTAATGCATGATATTTTCAGAACCTTTTATGAAATACCTGGATACTAGATTACCCGAAAATTAATTAATACTAATGCATGATATTTTCAgataaaagaattttttttgcgCTGGTTTTCTATACGTTTTTTGATAACTGTTTTTTCATTTCAAAGGAAAAGCAATGCCAGACTATTCGAACCATCACTTTGACCAAACTCCAAACTGGCAAGCACCGCGAGTCGACTTAATTCATTTGCAGTCCTATAGAACTAGTTTCAAGATTAATGAATAAAGTCCGGCTATTTTGACGAAGCTCTAGTAAGGGATAGAGGAACTTTTCTGAAGTCCTTAGTTAATTTTTCTCAAAGGAATTAATATTAGCTAAAAATTTAACTGAGCTACAAATTTTCACTCTCAGATTAAATAGAGAGACGTGCGCACAATAGATGGGAAACCTTGGCATGGATTACCTGAGAGTTATTACAAACTCAAACATGAAAGCCCTCCTAATGTAGTGAACTTTTGGATTAATTAGCTGCCGTGATGAACATAATGCAATTAAACCAATCAACATCTGCTGCTTATTCATGCGGTTAAT
Protein-coding regions in this window:
- the LOC113713513 gene encoding protein ROOT INITIATION DEFECTIVE 3 isoform X1 — encoded protein: MEAELVLASSPTDAGISCWDLRSGTEHLRFRSCSSPAHGLTSVAGRFLASSQLRDSKSSSGSILYWSWNKPQPEVKSFPTEPINALASNCEGTYMVGGGVSGEIYLWEVATGRLLKKWHAHYRAVTCLVFSDDQSLLISGAEDGSVRVWSLLMIFDDQRREEAKYLYEYSFSEHTLKVTDVAAGYGGCNAIIVSSSEDRTCKVWSLSGGKLLRNIVFPSIIDAVVLDPGEHVFYAGGRDGKIYIAALNAQVNSSSNYGFHIIGSLSEHNKAITCLGLSMDGYLLVSGSEDGMVRVWDTRTRNIFRVFRHAKGPVNNVLVIRQPSHCNPRTSMNFQAFSSRRHVVLPSPLEKYSNSHDDNIDTKACINCQTYNNIADVPYISFQTMQNQIKELQQQGSSAATEMEMERLKLERKRSMQMVQQWKKMYENLHQFCVSELLDGNEHESASRHNIH
- the LOC113713513 gene encoding protein ROOT INITIATION DEFECTIVE 3 isoform X2, whose product is MEAELVLASSPTDAGISCWDLRSGTEHLRFRSCSSPAHGLTSVAGRFLASSQLRDSKSSSGSILYWSWNKPQPEVKSFPTEPINALASNCEGTYMVGGGVSGEIYLWEVATGRLLKKWHAHYRAVTCLVFSDDQSLLISGAEDGSVRVWSLLMIFDDQRREEAKYLYEYSFSEHTLKVTDVAAGYGGCNAIIVSSSEDRTCKVWSLSGGKLLRNIVFPSIIDAVVLDPGEHVFYAGGRDGKIYIAALNAQVNSSSNYGFHIIGSLSEHNKAITCLGLSMDGYLLVSGSEDGMVRVWDTRTRNIFRVFRHAKGPVNNVLVIRQPSHCNPRTSMNFQAFSSRRHVVLPSPLEKYSNSHDDNIDTKACINCQTYNNIADVPYISFQTMQNQIKELQQQGSSAATEMEMERLKLERKRSMQMVQQWKKMYENLHQFCVSELLDGNEHESASRHNI
- the LOC113713702 gene encoding heat stress transcription factor B-4-like, encoding MALMLDNCEGILLSLDSHKSVPAPFLTKTYQLVDDPSTDHIVSWGEDDTTFVVWRPPEFARDLLPNYFKHNNFSSFVRQLNTYGFRKIVPDRWEFANEFFKKGEKHLLCEIHRRKTAQPQVAINHHHHHHPLNNPISSPTFFPYPNRVSISPPDSDDQPSHWCDSPPISSSPVGISVINRNANPAGGNNYSNSISSSSVTALSEDNERLRRSNNMLMSELAHMRKLYNDIIYFVQNHVKPVAPSNTFPSSLLPSSATPIIHNTTNSSSSLMQKPLNQLIGFHHHHYPKQNGPPHHQANISFNNSSPPSKTSHGSSVTIVEEPMESSNICRTKLFGVPLHSKKRLHPECSNSMVETNKARLVMEKDDLGLNLMPPSPC